In Halovivax gelatinilyticus, the following are encoded in one genomic region:
- a CDS encoding DUF7351 domain-containing protein gives MTEGQDGPAGDEKPTPDPEPVADPSDAFQALGNEIRTDILSTVLDASDRDTASLSFSTLFDASDVDTTAGFSYHLDELVGPYLEKDDSGYALTYAGRKVARAVEAGAYTDRVSGSSVPIDDPCPFCAEPRLAATTSDNVVTIDCGDCDRSILTLGFPPTGFTAHEDRLPEAFDRHHRHRLSLLSDGVCPECSGRVDRDITPITADGGEPIAPAQSDESDAVPEPVQTTFVCRQCGYDLRCPVTLTVLEHPAVVSFYDDHDESVRERPIWNVGREWRETPLSYDPIAVCVSVTLEEETLECYVDETGSVVTTRRLDESSGDSESSRAGDDATDVDAESAAKADAA, from the coding sequence ATGACCGAGGGGCAGGACGGACCTGCGGGAGACGAGAAGCCGACACCGGATCCGGAACCCGTCGCCGATCCGAGTGACGCGTTCCAGGCGCTCGGGAACGAGATCAGGACGGACATCCTGTCGACGGTCCTCGACGCCTCGGATCGCGACACCGCCAGCCTCTCCTTTTCGACGCTGTTCGACGCGTCAGACGTCGACACCACGGCGGGATTCTCCTATCACCTCGACGAACTCGTCGGGCCGTACCTCGAGAAGGACGACAGCGGCTACGCGTTGACCTACGCCGGGCGCAAGGTCGCCCGTGCCGTCGAGGCGGGCGCCTACACGGACCGGGTGTCTGGGTCGTCGGTCCCCATCGACGATCCGTGTCCGTTCTGTGCGGAGCCTCGTCTCGCAGCGACGACGAGCGACAACGTGGTGACGATCGACTGCGGTGACTGCGATCGATCGATCCTCACGCTCGGCTTCCCGCCGACGGGCTTTACCGCCCACGAGGATCGCCTCCCCGAGGCGTTCGACCGCCATCACCGCCATCGGCTCTCCCTGCTTTCCGACGGGGTTTGTCCGGAGTGTAGCGGACGCGTCGACCGTGACATCACCCCGATCACCGCGGACGGGGGCGAACCGATCGCACCGGCTCAGTCCGACGAATCGGACGCCGTTCCGGAGCCAGTCCAGACGACGTTCGTGTGTCGCCAGTGTGGCTACGACCTCCGCTGTCCCGTCACGCTCACCGTCCTCGAGCACCCGGCCGTCGTGTCATTTTACGACGATCACGACGAATCGGTCCGGGAGCGTCCCATCTGGAACGTCGGCCGCGAGTGGCGCGAGACGCCGCTTTCGTACGACCCGATCGCCGTCTGCGTCTCCGTTACGCTAGAGGAGGAGACGCTGGAGTGTTACGTCGACGAAACGGGATCGGTCGTCACAACGCGACGACTCGACGAATCGAGCGGAGACAGCGAGTCGAGTCGTGCAGGCGACGACGCGACCGATGTCGACGCCGAGTCGGCCGCGAAAGCGGACGCCGCCTGA
- a CDS encoding DNA-3-methyladenine glycosylase family protein, with product METGSISNDELVGGFDAFLTIESGQTYRWTRSDGAIYAGRQNPDAWYELAIDGEVVRARPTETGLKWRSTTDADPILRRRLRLDDDLERIVAAAPDDPLLQEAYAAHRGLRLVTDPPFGTLIAFICSSQMRVERIHRMVTTLAREYGTELEFDGHTYYDFPTPEQLATATEAELRDLGLGYRAPYVVETARMVADGVAHPEDARELPYEEAREYLTRFVGVGDKVADCVLLFSLGFDEAVPLDTWIKTAIADYYPDCDRGNYAKTSRAIRERFGGTDAGYAQTYVFHHLRTGAATTEPVE from the coding sequence ATGGAAACGGGGTCGATTTCGAACGACGAACTCGTCGGCGGGTTCGACGCGTTCCTGACGATCGAGAGCGGACAGACCTACCGCTGGACGCGAAGCGACGGCGCGATCTACGCCGGCCGGCAGAACCCCGACGCCTGGTACGAACTCGCGATCGACGGCGAGGTCGTCAGGGCTCGCCCGACCGAAACCGGCCTGAAGTGGCGGTCGACGACCGACGCCGATCCGATCTTGAGGCGGCGACTCCGGCTCGACGACGACCTAGAGCGGATCGTCGCCGCCGCGCCGGACGACCCATTGCTCCAGGAGGCGTACGCGGCTCATCGAGGGCTTCGACTCGTGACGGATCCGCCGTTCGGAACCCTGATCGCGTTCATCTGCTCGTCCCAGATGCGCGTCGAACGCATCCACCGGATGGTCACCACGCTCGCTCGCGAGTACGGCACCGAACTCGAGTTCGACGGTCACACGTACTACGACTTTCCGACCCCGGAGCAGCTCGCGACGGCAACCGAGGCCGAGTTGCGAGACCTCGGACTGGGATACCGAGCGCCGTACGTCGTCGAGACGGCGCGGATGGTCGCCGACGGGGTCGCTCATCCGGAAGACGCCCGAGAGCTGCCTTACGAAGAAGCGCGCGAGTACCTTACCCGATTCGTCGGCGTCGGCGACAAAGTCGCAGACTGCGTCTTACTCTTTTCGCTCGGCTTCGACGAGGCCGTCCCGCTCGACACCTGGATCAAGACCGCCATCGCCGACTACTACCCAGACTGCGACCGGGGGAACTACGCGAAGACCTCGCGGGCGATACGCGAGCGATTCGGCGGGACCGACGCCGGCTACGCTCAGACGTACGTCTTTCACCACCTCAGAACGGGTGCGGCGACCACCGAACCAGTCGAGTAG
- a CDS encoding phosphomannomutase, which produces MTLFGTAGIRGPVAETVTPSLAMAVGRAVARDAEGATVVLGYDGRETSETLAAAMAAGLSAGGAAVRRLGRVPTPTLAYASRGQRGVMITASHNPPADNGIKLFCDGVEYDRDAERAIETGVETARESAWDRWGTIERADAMGEYLADVAAYVGERFEGLRAEEGRPLDGLSIAVDCGTGVGGEATPQVLGRLGADVTALNANVDGHFPARESKPTPETLTDLAAFLEEGTDDLGLAHDGDADRLVVLGPDGTVVHEDTVLAVVAAHYVEESTASDPVVVTTPNASARIDERVRAAGGRVERVRLGALHEGIARVEEAASNGTAGSASETAVVFAAEPWKHIHPAFGGWIDGVVSAAMVAGLVAAAGDVETLRDPITERPYRKVSVTCPDDRKEAVMAKLDSDLPERFPEGTVETDYGVRIELPDASWLLVRPSGTEPYVRLYAESDEVETLVAVATSVIEAAVEESSDEKPSR; this is translated from the coding sequence ATGACGCTGTTCGGGACGGCCGGAATCAGGGGGCCGGTCGCGGAGACGGTGACGCCGTCGCTGGCGATGGCGGTCGGGCGAGCGGTCGCTCGCGACGCGGAGGGAGCCACCGTCGTCCTCGGATACGACGGACGCGAGACGAGCGAGACGCTCGCGGCGGCGATGGCCGCCGGGCTCTCGGCCGGTGGAGCGGCGGTCCGACGACTCGGTCGCGTCCCGACGCCGACGCTCGCGTACGCCTCGCGCGGCCAGCGCGGGGTGATGATCACGGCCAGTCACAACCCGCCGGCGGACAACGGGATCAAACTCTTCTGCGACGGCGTCGAGTACGATCGCGACGCCGAACGGGCGATCGAAACGGGCGTCGAAACGGCCCGGGAATCCGCGTGGGATCGGTGGGGGACCATCGAACGGGCAGACGCCATGGGCGAGTACCTGGCGGACGTCGCCGCGTACGTCGGCGAGCGATTCGAGGGCCTGAGGGCCGAAGAGGGCCGGCCGCTCGACGGACTCTCGATCGCCGTCGACTGCGGGACCGGCGTCGGCGGGGAGGCGACCCCGCAGGTGCTCGGCCGTCTCGGCGCCGACGTCACCGCACTCAACGCCAACGTCGACGGCCACTTCCCGGCCAGAGAGAGCAAGCCCACGCCGGAAACGCTGACCGACCTCGCCGCGTTCCTCGAAGAAGGGACCGACGACCTCGGGCTCGCTCACGACGGCGACGCCGATAGACTCGTCGTGCTCGGTCCGGACGGGACCGTCGTCCACGAGGACACCGTCCTCGCCGTCGTCGCGGCCCACTACGTCGAGGAATCTACCGCATCCGACCCCGTCGTCGTGACGACGCCGAACGCCTCGGCCCGGATCGACGAGCGAGTTCGAGCGGCGGGCGGGCGGGTCGAGCGCGTCCGACTCGGCGCGCTCCACGAAGGGATCGCCCGCGTCGAGGAGGCGGCGAGCAACGGGACGGCCGGCAGCGCCAGTGAGACGGCCGTCGTCTTCGCCGCCGAGCCCTGGAAACACATCCATCCCGCGTTCGGCGGCTGGATCGACGGGGTCGTCAGCGCCGCGATGGTCGCCGGCCTCGTCGCGGCGGCGGGCGACGTCGAGACGCTTCGCGACCCGATCACCGAACGACCGTACCGAAAGGTGAGCGTCACGTGTCCCGACGATCGAAAGGAAGCCGTCATGGCCAAGCTCGATTCGGACCTTCCCGAACGCTTCCCAGAGGGAACGGTCGAGACGGACTACGGCGTTCGGATCGAACTCCCCGACGCTTCGTGGCTGCTCGTCCGGCCCAGCGGGACGGAGCCCTACGTCAGGCTGTACGCCGAGAGCGACGAGGTCGAAACGCTCGTCGCGGTTGCGACGAGCGTGATCGAAGCGGCCGTCGAAGAATCGTCCGATGAAAAACCCTCGCGGTAG
- the moaC gene encoding cyclic pyranopterin monophosphate synthase MoaC, producing MGDDQPTRDAETDAASSDATEDSAGSEGDLTHTTADGDVQMVDVGRKPDTRRRAVAAGRIRLRESTVEAIRADEVGKGDVLATARVGAIQAVKHTWETIPMCHQIPITNVETDFELGDDAIEIDVAVETTGKTGCEMEALEGVTTGLNVVWDMVKAVEKDDDGGYPETRIEDVRVLEKRKDAIDT from the coding sequence ATGGGTGACGATCAGCCGACCCGCGACGCCGAGACCGACGCGGCGAGTTCGGACGCAACGGAGGATTCTGCCGGTTCGGAAGGAGACCTCACCCACACCACCGCCGACGGCGACGTCCAGATGGTCGACGTGGGACGGAAGCCGGACACGAGACGGCGGGCCGTGGCCGCCGGCCGGATTCGTCTGCGCGAGAGTACCGTCGAGGCGATCCGGGCCGACGAGGTCGGCAAGGGCGACGTCCTCGCGACCGCCCGCGTCGGGGCGATCCAGGCCGTCAAGCACACCTGGGAGACGATTCCGATGTGTCACCAGATTCCGATCACGAACGTCGAGACCGACTTCGAACTCGGGGACGACGCCATAGAGATCGACGTCGCCGTCGAGACGACCGGCAAGACGGGCTGCGAGATGGAGGCCCTCGAAGGCGTGACGACCGGACTGAACGTCGTCTGGGACATGGTCAAAGCCGTCGAGAAAGACGACGACGGGGGGTATCCGGAGACGCGTATCGAGGACGTTCGGGTGCTAGAGAAGCGAAAGGATGCGATCGATACGTGA
- a CDS encoding UPF0058 family protein encodes MKKQELIHLHGLLAEVSNQCSTWENCSIDLGEYESLGIRPTSIHKSKTDHKDAVFALAGGITEHMTGSEETETVAATAD; translated from the coding sequence ATGAAGAAGCAGGAGCTCATTCACCTTCACGGACTTCTCGCAGAGGTATCGAACCAGTGTTCGACATGGGAGAACTGCTCGATCGACCTCGGTGAGTACGAGTCGCTCGGCATTCGACCGACGTCAATTCACAAATCGAAAACGGACCACAAAGACGCTGTTTTTGCGCTTGCGGGCGGTATCACGGAACACATGACGGGATCCGAAGAGACGGAGACCGTCGCGGCAACTGCGGACTGA
- a CDS encoding acylphosphatase: MSERTRAHVFVSGTVQGVYYRANTRDAAREAGLDGWVKNLPDGRVEVVFEGPEDAVEAVVEWCHEGSPAADVSDVAVDYAEPEGEDGFEIRY, translated from the coding sequence ATGAGCGAGCGAACGCGTGCACACGTTTTCGTTTCGGGGACGGTTCAGGGAGTCTACTACCGAGCGAACACCAGAGACGCCGCCAGGGAGGCGGGCCTCGACGGCTGGGTGAAGAACCTCCCGGACGGGCGCGTCGAGGTCGTGTTCGAGGGCCCCGAAGACGCCGTCGAGGCGGTGGTCGAGTGGTGTCACGAGGGCAGTCCGGCCGCCGACGTCTCGGACGTCGCGGTCGACTACGCGGAGCCGGAGGGCGAAGACGGGTTCGAGATCCGCTACTGA
- a CDS encoding NAD(P)H-hydrate dehydratase, whose product MITGERMAAVDANAAALGVTQAQLMESSGNAVARTVRDVAPDGATVAVVAGRGNNGGDGFVAARFLDGTENVADEPTFDVTTLLLGRADRIGTEIARRNWDALVAADADAREVTDSATFSLPDADVVVDAMLGTGVSGDLREPAATAAEAIADAPATVISVDVPSGFDANDPGEHSSDPDENESDDARNPVDADHVVTFHDTKPGLEALDAEVTVADIGIPAAAERYVGPGDVSLAEPADRSGRAYVIGGGPYTGAPALAAQAALRAGMELSFVAAPDAVASQIQGYAEDLIVQPYAGEHLTTDEVDGLLESAEGYDNVVVFGPGLGRAEESLEAAREFLSAYTGLAVVDAEALAVVPEIETDATLVCTPNRGELALMGGPETDDLRESAGDIESVAADLGHVVLAKGVDDVITDGERTRVCRVGVPGMAVGGTGDLLAGITAALLEDAEPFEAACAAAYVNGRVGERLAERWGHGDGLGITASDLLTEIPGVLWGEGDG is encoded by the coding sequence ATGATCACGGGCGAACGGATGGCGGCGGTCGACGCGAACGCCGCGGCGTTGGGGGTTACACAGGCCCAGTTGATGGAATCGAGCGGGAACGCCGTCGCCCGGACGGTTCGGGACGTGGCTCCGGACGGCGCGACGGTGGCGGTCGTCGCGGGACGCGGAAACAACGGCGGCGACGGCTTCGTCGCGGCCCGGTTTCTCGATGGGACGGAAAACGTAGCCGACGAACCGACGTTCGACGTCACGACCCTGCTTCTCGGCCGGGCCGACCGGATCGGAACGGAGATCGCCCGACGCAACTGGGACGCGCTGGTGGCCGCCGACGCCGACGCTCGGGAGGTGACCGATTCGGCGACGTTCTCGCTACCCGACGCGGATGTCGTCGTCGACGCCATGCTGGGGACCGGCGTCAGCGGCGACCTCCGCGAACCGGCGGCGACCGCGGCCGAAGCGATCGCCGACGCGCCGGCGACCGTCATCTCGGTGGACGTCCCGTCCGGGTTCGACGCGAACGACCCGGGCGAACACTCGAGCGATCCGGACGAGAACGAGTCGGACGACGCCAGAAATCCGGTCGATGCCGATCACGTCGTGACGTTTCACGACACCAAGCCCGGTCTCGAGGCGCTCGACGCGGAGGTCACCGTCGCCGACATCGGCATCCCGGCGGCAGCCGAGCGGTACGTCGGGCCCGGCGACGTCTCGCTCGCCGAACCGGCCGACCGGTCGGGTCGCGCCTACGTCATCGGCGGCGGTCCGTACACCGGCGCGCCGGCGCTCGCTGCACAGGCCGCCCTCAGAGCGGGCATGGAGCTTTCGTTCGTCGCCGCACCCGACGCCGTCGCGAGCCAGATCCAGGGCTACGCCGAAGACCTGATCGTCCAGCCTTACGCGGGCGAACACCTGACGACCGACGAAGTTGACGGGCTGCTCGAGAGCGCGGAGGGCTACGACAACGTCGTCGTCTTCGGTCCCGGGCTGGGACGCGCCGAGGAGAGCCTGGAGGCCGCGCGAGAATTCCTCTCGGCGTACACCGGCCTCGCCGTCGTCGACGCAGAAGCGCTCGCCGTCGTCCCCGAGATCGAGACCGACGCGACACTGGTCTGTACGCCCAATCGAGGCGAACTGGCCCTAATGGGCGGACCCGAAACGGACGACCTCCGGGAGTCGGCGGGCGATATCGAATCCGTCGCGGCGGATCTGGGCCACGTCGTCCTCGCGAAGGGCGTCGACGACGTGATCACCGACGGCGAGCGAACCCGCGTCTGCCGCGTCGGCGTCCCTGGAATGGCCGTCGGCGGCACCGGCGACCTCCTCGCCGGTATAACGGCCGCCCTGCTTGAAGACGCGGAGCCGTTTGAGGCGGCCTGCGCCGCCGCCTACGTCAACGGACGCGTCGGCGAACGACTCGCCGAGCGCTGGGGTCACGGTGACGGTCTCGGGATAACGGCGTCCGACCTGCTAACCGAGATTCCCGGCGTCCTGTGGGGTGAGGGCGATGGGTGA
- the cdd gene encoding cytidine deaminase — MNDLVERAREIQRTAHVPYSEYRVGAALETADGTVVTGCNLENVNFSNSLHAEEVAIAEAVKNGHREFTRLAVSSDRRDGVTPCGMCRQTLAEFCEADLVVGCDEGDDESGEPIVAEYTLGELLPAAMNQEYLE, encoded by the coding sequence ATGAACGACCTCGTCGAACGCGCGCGCGAGATTCAGCGAACCGCCCACGTTCCCTACTCCGAGTACCGCGTCGGAGCCGCACTCGAAACGGCCGACGGCACGGTGGTTACGGGCTGTAACCTGGAGAACGTCAACTTCTCGAACAGCCTCCACGCAGAGGAGGTGGCGATCGCCGAAGCCGTCAAGAACGGCCACCGCGAGTTCACCAGGCTGGCCGTCAGCTCCGACCGGCGTGACGGCGTCACCCCCTGTGGAATGTGTCGCCAGACGCTCGCGGAATTCTGCGAGGCCGATCTCGTCGTCGGCTGCGACGAGGGTGACGACGAATCGGGCGAACCGATCGTTGCGGAGTACACCCTGGGCGAGTTGCTCCCGGCGGCGATGAATCAGGAGTACTTGGAGTGA
- a CDS encoding DUF555 domain-containing protein has product MHCRVVVEAAVPVFDVSTPDEAIRIAISKTGEMLNPDLNYVEINMGERTSPSGEELPPAFIAADEALVALELEMTVFNVERDEHAARIARKEIGQRLENIPLEVLEVEELPDEDEDDSTDESVESDDDGEESDVKSDEDDVDPDFDEQLDAVADELGDSEPSTDESTDDDVLPEFEDLVE; this is encoded by the coding sequence ATGCACTGTCGGGTCGTCGTCGAAGCCGCCGTTCCGGTGTTCGACGTGAGTACGCCGGATGAAGCGATTCGGATCGCGATTTCGAAGACTGGTGAGATGTTGAATCCCGATCTAAATTACGTCGAGATCAATATGGGCGAGCGGACTTCGCCGTCCGGTGAGGAGTTGCCACCCGCGTTCATCGCGGCCGACGAGGCGCTCGTCGCGCTCGAACTCGAGATGACCGTGTTCAACGTCGAGCGCGACGAACACGCCGCACGAATCGCGAGAAAGGAGATCGGCCAGCGACTCGAAAACATCCCGCTCGAAGTCCTCGAGGTCGAAGAGTTACCGGACGAAGACGAGGACGACTCGACCGACGAGTCTGTCGAATCCGACGACGATGGCGAAGAGTCAGACGTGAAGTCGGACGAAGACGATGTGGATCCGGACTTCGACGAGCAACTCGACGCGGTCGCAGACGAACTCGGCGACTCCGAGCCGTCGACCGACGAATCGACCGACGACGACGTCCTTCCCGAATTCGAAGATCTCGTCGAGTGA
- a CDS encoding mRNA cleavage and polyadenylation specificity factor-like protein produces the protein MNRRVTHRDGIHFDVGRLVVADARSAAGDVNVVSHAHADHTFSSSPETVVCSTETAAIATARTGVDFDFVESAPGIDLVPAGHVVGSRAAIIEAGDGTRYCYTGDFSTRDRAYLDGFDPSAIEADVLVMETTYGHPRYRFPPQAELDTAIREWIREHDDRPLFLFGYSLGRAQKVQWLAREAADRDVLVTSTIDDVNRAIASATDLEFSGRPTDPDELRERAGVSAERSTRDPLTDEIVVLPSNQSRRGWVDEIAESTGALKAGFSGWAVDDSYRYRGGYDVTFPLTDHCDFDELIATVEAIDPDLVYTHHGYDEAFADVLATEYGYDSQPLKRNQTTLGDFGR, from the coding sequence GTGAATCGTCGCGTCACCCACCGGGACGGCATCCACTTCGACGTGGGCCGGCTGGTCGTCGCCGACGCGCGCTCGGCCGCGGGCGACGTCAACGTCGTCAGCCACGCCCACGCCGATCACACGTTCAGTTCGAGCCCCGAGACGGTCGTCTGTTCGACCGAGACGGCGGCGATCGCTACCGCACGGACGGGCGTCGACTTCGACTTCGTCGAGTCCGCACCCGGCATCGACCTCGTCCCGGCGGGCCACGTCGTCGGCTCGCGGGCGGCGATAATCGAAGCGGGCGACGGAACCCGCTACTGCTACACCGGCGACTTCTCGACGCGCGATCGGGCCTATCTCGACGGGTTCGACCCGTCGGCGATCGAGGCCGACGTCCTGGTGATGGAGACGACCTACGGCCACCCGCGCTATCGGTTCCCGCCGCAGGCCGAACTGGACACCGCGATCCGCGAGTGGATTCGCGAACACGACGACCGCCCGCTCTTTCTGTTCGGCTACTCGCTCGGACGCGCACAGAAGGTGCAGTGGCTCGCCCGCGAAGCGGCCGATCGAGACGTTCTCGTCACGTCGACGATCGACGACGTCAACCGGGCGATCGCGTCGGCGACCGACCTCGAGTTTTCGGGCCGACCGACTGACCCGGACGAACTGCGCGAGCGAGCCGGCGTCTCGGCCGAACGGTCCACCCGGGATCCGCTCACGGACGAGATCGTCGTCCTGCCGTCGAATCAGTCCCGTCGCGGGTGGGTCGACGAGATCGCCGAGTCGACCGGCGCGCTGAAGGCGGGCTTTTCCGGCTGGGCCGTCGACGACTCCTACCGGTATCGGGGCGGTTACGACGTCACGTTTCCGCTGACCGACCACTGCGACTTCGACGAACTGATCGCGACCGTCGAGGCGATCGACCCCGACCTCGTCTACACGCACCACGGCTACGACGAGGCGTTCGCTGACGTACTCGCGACCGAGTACGGCTACGATTCGCAGCCGCTGAAGCGAAACCAGACGACCCTTGGTGACTTCGGTCGATGA